The sequence TTCGCGTCGGCCGGCTTCGCGGGCGGACCATTTCGATGGACTCGTGAGACCGGTATCCTGCCGATTCCCGGGCCGCCGGGCGTGACCAATCTGGCGGCGGGGGCCATCTCTCCGGACGGGCAGTCGGTCGTCGGGGGTGGGACCGACGCGTGGGTCTGGTTTGCGAGCACGGGTGAATCCGTATCGGTCGGTCGCCCGCCGAGCGGTCTCCGTGTCGGGCTCAGTGCGATCTCGAACGAGCCGGTGGCGGCTGGCAGCGCTCTGATCATCGATCGGACCGGCAGCCTCGATGACGCGTTTCTGCCCGCGTCCTGGTCGCCGGACGGCGGACTGGTCATTGCGCCGCCTGTGCTGCCCAACGAGGAACAGCCGCGCTGGCGGGCGCGTCAGATCCTTGAGGACGGTCGGCTGTATGTCATGTCCGACGACCATCCGCATCCCTATCTGTACACACCGGACGGCGGGTACGAAGAACTCGCGTGGGGTCCGAGCGGAGCGATCGATCCGACAGGTACGATAATCGTGGGTTCGCGGCGGATCGGTTTCAACGACCAGGGTTTTCCTGTCAACGAAGCCGTGGTCTGGACGCGCGAGGGCGAGTTCATCCTGCCGACGGCGGTGCCCGGTGATTCGGCCGGCGCGTTGTTACTTTCTGACGACGGACGCTTCATCCTCGGTGGTACGACGAGCTTTGTGCCGGCGCTCTGGGTCGACCGCGAGGGGCCGATCGATCTGATCCAGTATGCAACCAACCGGGGCGTCGACCTCGCGGGATGGGTGTTTTTGGGAGTGACCCGTATGTCGGCCGACGGTCGGGTTTTCACCTGTCAGGTC is a genomic window of Planctomycetota bacterium containing:
- a CDS encoding GC-type dockerin domain-anchored protein → HIISIGLGVAALGQSAAAQSGFLSFGSGPGEVNVISSQRVSADGETVIGFASAGFAGGPFRWTRETGILPIPGPPGVTNLAAGAISPDGQSVVGGGTDAWVWFASTGESVSVGRPPSGLRVGLSAISNEPVAAGSALIIDRTGSLDDAFLPASWSPDGGLVIAPPVLPNEEQPRWRARQILEDGRLYVMSDDHPHPYLYTPDGGYEELAWGPSGAIDPTGTIIVGSRRIGFNDQGFPVNEAVVWTREGEFILPTAVPGDSAGALLLSDDGRFILGGTTSFVPALWVDREGPIDLIQYATNRGVDLAGWVFLGVTRMSADGRVFTCQVNRFGDPDWPQGRVDIGVLTLEPCPADVNFDGLLLPDDFTEWVARFNTKHIRCDQNGDNACDGSDFFAWVVGYTAGCR